From the Thamnophis elegans isolate rThaEle1 chromosome 16, rThaEle1.pri, whole genome shotgun sequence genome, the window AATGCATAtcgtttgtttgcttgctttacaaaaaaaaagagattccAAATATCAGCCTCCGTGGTGCCTTCTCCGTTTTCTCTTCGAAagagcaggggaaaaaaactcccGTCTCCACCGTGAGCCTGATATGTTAACAAGGCTAATTAGTCCCTTGGCACTTCTTTGCCATTATCTCCAGCAAATGTTGCCAAGGAACTCATACCGGAGGCCGTTCGCCTCCTCATTACAGTAAAGAAAGTGGAATTGAGGGGGCTGGACAAAGAGAGGGCTGAGGACAGAAAAAACCTTCTTCAGGGTTCGTCTTTTGTCTCTGGCCAAATCAGTACAATGAGAATTATATAGCTCAAAGCAATATAATTGGACCCGAGACCACCCCAGGCCGGCACCCTGGGTGTCCAGATTCCAAGGAAGGATTGTTTATCAGCACATACCTCAAATATAAAGTGTGACTATAACCAACAGGTTTTGAAACAGAGTCAGGGAAGGGGCACAGACAGAGTGACGGCGAGTGCCAACTTCGAACGTTTTCTGGCAGCCACACCCAGCCTCCTGGACGGGCTGCACAGTTAGAGACCCCCTGTTCGCCTGCCTGATTTGCAGTTGTGGAAATTGAGAGGGTTTGGCACGTTTCTTGGATTGgagcagggggtgtcaaactcagggcccgGCGGCCAGGTTTGGCCTGTGGGGGGACTTAGATGTGGCCCATGGAGccgccctggaaatagtgaaggaccagcccgcggtgcctctgccagtgaaaacggagctcaggaggggagTGTgcaggccctcccaagctctgttttcgcagGCAgcggattgcaggaggccatcacagccgggAAACAGAGTTTGGGCAGAGCgcacaggccaccacaggcggccccaacacaagtgatgttgagctggccacacacccCGCCATGCCCCTTCTGCCCCccgcccaaggtcaaacacaaccccgatgcgcccctcaatgaaattgagtttgacaccccgggaTTAGAAGAAGCAGCCACTTTGGAGAAGACCAGGTGCCAAAAGGGAcataaaagtaatttaaaaaaaaatccgacAAGAACTTTGAAATGCCAGAAAACACGGCATAATTTTGTGACGCcgcaggggttttttttcccgtTTATTTTTGAATTGTGTTGGGGTCTGAAGGAGCTACCCAACACTGTTCCAAGGTGTCAAGGCACGAACAGGTTTAAATAGTTTCTGATGCCTTGAACACCATTTAGATACTGTAAGCAATGTCTtctgctgaggtggcgcagtgggtagagtgcagtactgcaggccacttcagctgactgctatctgcagttcagcggttcaaatctcaccggctcagggttgactcagccttccatccttccgaggtgggtgaaatgaggacccagactgtgggggggcgatacgctgactctgtaaaccgcttagagagggctgagagccctatgaagcggtatataagtctaactgctattgctattgctttgtgcAGAGGATGTCCATGGGTTGAAAGGTCTTACCCCATTCCAGGGGCTTGTCCTCTACGTCAAGGGTCTCCcattttggcaactttaggacttctggacttcaactcccttgaggaattctgggagttcaagtccacaagccTCAATGTTGGCCAAAAtcggagacccctgctctacataGTAAGAGAGGGGAAAGCTTTCATGTTATTTTGTTCTTGTTGATTCTGTTCTCCTTCTTTGCCTGTTGCAGTAACCAACTTCTGGTGTGCTTGAGGTGGACAAATGTTTGTCAAACATGGATTGGGGCAGTGAAAACCAAATATGTCTTTTATCTTCTCCCAGCTGTTCAAGGAAAACACGCTTGCTTGAGGAATGGTAGCGTTCTGTGCCAaaaagcttctctctctctcgctctctctctctctttttgctgaGTGTTGACATTCTGGATCTAATGAGCCAGCCCTTGCCTCCTCACTGTTCATTTATAAGCAAGGAAGGTGTGGAGACCCAATGAAGAAGAGAACGTTAATCTTCCATAGTGCAAGATCCTCCTTCCTGTGTCCCTCAGATCCCAGCCCAAGGAAGGCAAGACTTCCTTCATTCCAGGGTCCAATCTGGGCTCCTTGGTGCTATGCAAGAAAGTCCcaaaactgtggggtccttgatgctctccaaACTTTGTTGTTTCCTTACAGAAGTTTCGTTACCATATCTGGTCACATCATGCaacctagatgggtaatgaaacatctgcaagcaccaaggaccccacacagttcaaccctgagctacaaatattctcttgaaTTGCGACCACATTCAACCTTCAGACAGCATGCAAAGGGGGCtaccactgatggtgttacctagatgggtcaatgaaacatttgcaagccaACCAACCAAGCCCAGAAGCTACTGTGGAGGCAAGCCACCCAcatgagcactgatgatgttacctagttgagtcatGAAATGTCTCCAAAAAAACCAGCCAAAGTCAGCATCAAGGACCCacgaccctcctcctcctccctaccaaCCCCACTGTCATCTAACACTGAATGTGTtccctagttaggtaatgaaacatctgcaagaaaacaccaagctcagagagcaccaggaaaCATGCAGGACTCCAcaatactcctcctcctcctcctcctcctcctcctcctcccctcctctcctcctcctcctcctcctcctcctcctctcctcctcctcctcctctttctctcttcccaaaCTCCTTCCTTCTAACATTGATGTTGTTCCCTAGTTGGgacatgaaacgtcttcaagaaaaccaccaagctcagagagcagcaaggactccaAAATAcccctcctcctgctccccctcctcctcctcctcctccccctcctcctcctcctcctcctcctcccctcctcctcctcctctttctctcttttcccaaaCCTCcttccttctagcattgatgttgTTCCCTAGTTGGGGACAACGACAAGAACCCAagctagagagcaccaaggaccccccacaattcaaccctgagttacgaTCTTCTCCTCTGTTGAGTTCTCAAAACACCCTGTTGCTTCTGCTCCATTCCGCTGGCTGCTGCAACCCACTGGAATTGCCTTCCTGAAAGCAGATGGGATTCCTGCTTTTTTCCTCACTCCCACTGACTGCTCAGTTGATCCACATCCCACTGAATGGCTTCCGGGAAGCCAATGTAGGCAGAGGAGCAAATGAAATCGTATGATAAGGACGATTGTAAAATGTCCTTAATTCCTGCCTGCTCCAGTGACTTATATGTTCCAGAATGGAATAGTATTCATTCTCTTGTATGTCCACCTGCAATAAAACATGTTGAAGAGGAAGAACAAGCATGGTTTTTAGGAAGAATTTGGTTGCTGCCTTAGACtaacttctttctttccttctccgacagtcaaatctttctttctttcttttctttctttctttccttcccttccttccttccttccttccttctttctttctttcttcttacttatcttctttctttctttctttctttctttctttcttctttcattgctgTCTACCTCTCAGAGCACACCCAATGATAAAAATCACCCCAAAAGAGAAATACCAGGTGTGTACAAGTATCGTTTTGGGGTCTGGAtcacacactgaaaaaagtggaagatcttagatcaggggtgtcccaccgtagcaacttgaagacttctggacttcaactcccagagttccgcagcatgaattctgggagttggagtcttcCATTCATCAAGTTATCAAGCTTGGACACCCACTGTCTTAGATATTCCGTGGACATGTCAAGGCGTCTTCTCAACCGAATGCTGGGACAGGACAGACACCAAAATCTTCTAAAGATAACAACAGCAATTGTACACCCAGAAAGTCTCCTTTGAAAGTGCATTATTGAGAATAAACGAAGCCAACCGGGGGAAGTAGCTATCGAAAGTCCATTTTGAAGGTTTTATCGAGGAGCCCAGATTTACACTGTGACGTATCAATCCACTCTGTAAAACGagaaccatgttttttttttcttgcaaatggGAGCTGAACTTGTGCGTGCTTTATGATTTCAAattgttgtctttttaaaaaaaattctgtttgcTCTCTGTGCCCCTTGATACTTTCAGGAGGGTTTCAGTTTCATTCTTCCCGTgatctatttttttctgcttttcacaTCTGATGTGGTTTAGGTTTCTTTGTTCTTGTTGCAACAAAGTCATTTTATGAGCACTGAATTGGAGAGAAACGAAAAGAGGGTGGAGAGAAAGTAGACCTCTCTAGCAAGTGGAAAGTCTGTCTGGCCATCATCAAACGTTCCATGAGACCTTTTTCTAAGCTGAAGACATCCTCTTTCTACGGCTGTTAAAATACGGCAGCACTCTGTGCCTATCCTGTACTTTGCTCCCGTGCGGACAGAGGGACAATAGAGGAGAAGAACggaaataacagagctggaaggcacctcacaagtcttctagtccagtgtttctcaaccttggccacttgaagatgtctggacttcaactcccagaattccccagccagcgaatgctggctggggaattctgggagttgaagtccagacatcttcaagtggccaaggttgagaaacactgttctactccaaccctccttgctcaagcaggagaccattccagacaagtggctgtccagtctcttcttgaaagcctccaggatggatcacctacaacttctggggacaagctgtcccactgattgttctcactgtccagaaatttctccttcgttccagGTTGTATCACTCCTTGATTGGTCTCCATCCGTTCCTTGTCCTCCCTGCAGGTACTTTGGGGGATTCTCTAtgagagcccctcaaatattagaagtcctccctagtccttctcttcactagactatgcccaattcctgcaactgttctttgttatgttttagcctccagccccttaatcatctttgcagctcttctctgcactctttctagagtcccaacatcttttctttttttttgtattttgaccAAAAGTGGCCTATCTcgtgattctacccctctgtggGTGCAGCCTGGGGTTGCAGCCCACCAAGGCCAGATCAGCAGAAGTCAATAGGCAGCTAAGGGATTCAGGGACAACAGGCAGGTGCCTATTTCAAGAAGCTTAGAACAAGCCTTGGGTTATAAGTCAACATTTGCGCCCTTATTACTTCATCACTCGTGCATTCGAGGAAACCTCCAAGCACCTGGCCAAGGTTCACGCAAAACCATGCAACTTCCCGAAGGAACCAAGCTCAGATTGATGTTTGAACGAAGCCTACAAGGTTTTCTCAAAACATGCCATTCTCAAAGAGGAATTCGGTTTGGAATCTATGCGGCTTCCTAGCCAGGCCGTCCCCAGCTCTGGTTCTAGGAGAAAAGTTGTCCATTATTGTTTCGTTTGCATAGTGTCGGTTTGTTTGCAATCCCAGAGATTCTGTATTTACTACAGCAGAAGGTTGCTTAGGAAACAGCACTCTCCACTCATGATGGACAACATGGAAATGTCATAATacgaaagcaagaaagaaataaagatgggaggaggagaagaagaggaggatgagaagaggaggaagggaaggaagggaaggaagaggaggaggagaaggaaggggagggagaggaggagaaggagagaggaaggaggaggaaggaggaggagaaggaaggaaggaagtgaagaggaggagaggaggaggagagtagaGAAGagcaggagaggagaagaggaggggaggagaagaggaggagaaggaggagaaggaggatggaaggaagaaggaggagggagaggaggagggaggagaagaaggaagagcaggaagaggaggaggaggaggatgggggaaaggaaatgttgaTTGGTAGAATATAGATTTAATTTCCCCATTTCTCCTCCTTCGATTATTATACCTGTCTCTTTATTTACATGGTAATAGATTTCCTGTAGTTTCTATATCTGCTTTCCCCCCTCTATGCCTCTCGGATTTATGGTAATCCATATCCAAAAACCTGATATTGTTTGGTAATCATAATtccgtttaaaaaaaacaaccagggaTTTAAAATATCTCTTTCATGTGAATTCTTCCCAACCTtgtatgtttatattttaaactaaAACCGTTGAATTGCTGAGCACTTTCTCAACTTGCAGAGCATAATTAAGTTTCAAATATGTCAACTgaatggaaccccccccccaaccctacTTAAATAAATAGCAGCATTCCTTTGGCGGAGTCTCGGCTCCTGGGAAGAGCTCAGTTTTGAAGGTGATACACCATGCATAGTACTGACTCTAACCCGCGAAGGTGAGGGTGCCCTTTCCTTTGCCTTTTGCCCTGATTTTGCTCCACTCTTTCGCCCTTGACCGCATAGTTAACCCAACCCAACACCCCTGGTTGAGCTTCCCACCAAGGAGCAAAGGAAAAGGCACTATCTTCCCTCTTCCCAAGACCAGCCCCAATGATAAGAGTGTGCTAAAGCCGTGACCCTGTTTGACTTCCATGTCCTCCAACTGGCTCCCGAGTGACCGTGACGGGTTGGTCGGACCCTCCACTCTCCCCAGGGCAACCAGCTgcaaggctcccctcctccccccccccaccttcaacTGCCTCTCTATCCAGCCGGGTTTACGAAGCTTCAACCCTCTTTGTCTCCTGGGTCTGAAGGAAGCAAAAGAGAAGTTGAGgccggaggaggagaggaggaggaggagtgattTTGAGGACAGCCCTGCCAAGTCAGAGTGGCAAGGGAGGGACGGGCGAACTTCCCTCCACATGAAAGCTACGGTTAGGGAGGGTGATGAAAACACAATGCAAACAAGAACAACAGCTCTTCCTGGAAAGTGGCACCGCAGTTCAACCCAGCCAGCGTCACTCGGCAGAAATCATGTAAGAGCCAGGCGCCCTTGCTGGAAAGGAGACTTGGCTTTCggacagggttttttaaaataataataataatacgcaTCGATATCCCTAGAAGCCTCTTGCAAGGAAATGTCCCACAAATGCCAGTCTTGATTTCAGTGGTAGTTTAGTTTCTACAGGATATCACTACAGGATGCCTGTAAATCAAGAGGGGACTGGACAGCAGAGAAGTCCTATTTGAGACAGCTGAGACCTTCTTTagcaagagaagaaaggaaagaaagggagagagaccagatagaggaagagagaggaagaaagagaaaaaaagaaagagaaagggacaaagagagaaagaagagaaagagagagagaaagagagagaaagagatataaaggatataaagaagagaaaaagagtgagaaagagagaagtgagaaagaaagaaagaaaggagggagggagggtggaagatgaaagaggaagaaaggaaagaagatgagaaagggagaagggagggaagaaggacggaaagataaaaagaaggaagaaaataaaggaggGCACAAGTGAGCAGAGGACAGGGGACAGAAAATACACCCAGAGCATAATCCTTATTCACGTAGAAATACCTCTGCTAAACCCAGATATTCCAGAGACCAACTTCTGGCTGGGTGGTGTCCCATAAGACCGTGAAGGAGGCATTTTCCAGCTCCTCGTTACCCAATTCTTGGGTGGGCACCCCCGGAATTATGCAAAGTTATTCCACCGAAATAACCGATGTGACAAACCGAGGCAGTGCCCACGAGAGGCACGAGATTGAAACCCAGCAGGAAGTTTGAAGCGGGAGGAGAAATACAGCCAGGCGGTTTCTTACCTCCATCTTTCTGATTAGAATGAAGGTAGGGAGAAGAAGAAATGCCCGTCCTGGTTTAACCAGGAAACAGGACCTGCCCTCTTTACACTTTCTAGCATTAAAGTTTCTAGCCAACAACGAGGTACTGGAAGGGCTCCCCTCCCACAGTCTCCaacaaggagaaatggagaaaaagttGCTCATAATGGGTACAAACTGAGAACCTCAGGAGGGGAGGCGAACAAGGGTTAAGTGGCTAATACTCAAGGCAGAGAGCCCTAAAATACCCCATGCCCGCCACGTTGCTCTCTCCCCAAGGGCCAGAGGCTAGCACCTTCAGAAGAACCGCTCTGCTGGGCCAGGGAGCCAAAGGTCAGGAGGGGGGTCTTGAGCTGGCCATCAGGTGAGAACCgggcaagagggagggggaggagggagaagaaagggaaggagtggGACAGGTAGCAATTCCCCACCTGCATTCATTAATAACGGGTTAATGAATGGCGACCCCAGCCGTGGGGGGGTCTACATTAGCCCGAAGGGCTAAAGGACTCTCCTCAACCTCTCTCAACTTTAGTTTTGGAAGTCTGAAGTCATCagtccccacacacacacacacactcctcctcctcctctcttccaccaccaccacctccaagCAGAGAGCTCACCTGTGGGGTCCTCAGATGAGCTTCAGGTGCGAAGACTTGCCGTAAACCTTTTCTGCACCCCACGTAGTGGCACTTGTGTTTTTTCTGGGGTAATTCTGGGTCGAGCTGGCACCGTCCCCTCCTGCTCCTTTGTTTCGGGCCGGGCTGGTTCTCTGCAGCCAAgtgggtaggtgtggctgctttCTCTCCTCCCGCACAGTCGCTGGCTGGCAGGCCAGGTCTTGGCCGAGCGCTGCCTGCAAGAGAAGGAGCGCTGGCTTCCTTCCTCCGCTCCATCCTCTGGGACCTTCTCCAGCTGGAGCGAGGAAGACTTCGGGAGGTGCTGGTTGAGGTCGGCCAGATGCTGGCCACGGCATACACTGAGGTCCCCCCCCGCCCCGTTGTCTTCTGGCAGCCTCCTTCCCTTCGGGTTTCTCCCTTGGGAGTCAAGTCCGCGAGAGGGGAAGCCATCCCAACAGGTGGAGGTCTGGTTCTTCAGGAGGACCAGTGGATGATCGGCCCGGTTGGACATGGAGACCAGGCACTCGGCAGCGAAGTAGGCAGCTGTGGCCATTTTCCACGCCTCTCGGGGGTGCACAAAAACCCACAccatccagaggcttggcaggggcACCTTCCTTGCAGGAGAGGAAGAGAGCAGGTTTCACAAGAAGGACTCCGTGGGCAAAAGGCTCGCCCCTTTCCTGCCCTCTTTCTCAAGAGGAAAGGCTGCCGGCGAGGCACGTCAAGACAGGCAAACCCCCCGCAGAACAGCTGGCCACTCGAAGCAGACCGTCTCCATCGCTGGCCTCCTGCACCCCCGGCAGCTCTTCCCTCGCATGCTGGCGTGGCAGAAGTGAGGCAGCCTGTTAGAGCTCCTTCAACCCCCCCTGGGGGTGTGGCTCTGCCAAACATCTGGCCGTGATGTCACCACGGAGAGGCTGCAGCATCCCGGGCTGATCAGGTTAGCGGCCCACGGAGACTCTGCCTGCCCCGGAGGCAGCTCGGCCAgcggagaaaagagagagagaagagatccAGCGGAGAGCAGCAGAGCAGAGTGAAGTGAATTTGACTTTGGCAGGAGAGGGAGAGCAAGTCAAACGAAAGGAAGGAGCCGATTGGCTCTGGCCAGGCCAATCGCAGCTGCAGGATCCCTGCTTGCACATTTCCCCAGATGAAGAAGGTTTTTCCTGCTGGATCCGAAGGAGGGCCAGGCGCTCAAGATTTGCCTTTCCCTTGCCTTAAACTCAAGATCAAAGCGACGGTGGCAGACAGGGGAAGGGAGGCCTCTCTATGAAGGCACACCCCACCAAGGGTTCCCCAATCCAGCACTCTCTGCCCAGGCTGGATGCCCCTTCCCATCGCTCCCGGCCTGCTTGCTCATGGGACTAGGGGATTATGGGCCAAGGAATGGTCACATTCAAGCCCGTCCACTTTCGCCAAGAGGGGACAGTTTCTGGGTCTGCATCTGCAGCTTGTATCTGAGTCCAGATCTGGAATGCAAAGATGACACTGGCAATTTAGGGATGCCTCAtcaaattgggggtgggggggggaaagggaccCCCCTGTAGGAGTGGTGAAGCAGGtgtgttagggtgcagtacttgcaggccacttcagctgactgctaagctgcagttcggctgttcaaatctcaccggctcaaggttgactcagccttccatccttccgaggtgggtgaaatgaggacccagactgtggggggcgatatgctgactctgtaaaccgcctagagagggttgaaagccctaggaagcggtatataagtctaactgctattgctattgctaaataagtgggaaagaaggaaggaaggaaggaaggaaggaaggaaggaaggaaggaaggaaggaaggaaggggcaagaggctgattctgtatatatgtctaagaaataggagccgaggtggtgcagtgggtagagtgcagtactgcaggccacttcagctgactgttatctgcagttcggcggttcaaatctcactggctcagggttgactcagccttccatccttccgaggtgggtgaaatgaggacccagactgtggggggcgatatgctggctctgtaaaccgcttagagagggctgaaaa encodes:
- the LOC116519258 gene encoding LOW QUALITY PROTEIN: Krueppel-like factor 13 (The sequence of the model RefSeq protein was modified relative to this genomic sequence to represent the inferred CDS: inserted 1 base in 1 codon; deleted 3 bases in 3 codons; substituted 1 base at 1 genomic stop codon) — its product is MATAAYFAAECLVSMSNRAIIHWSSXRTRPPPVGMASPLADLTPKGETRREGGCQKTTGRGGTSVYAVASXLADLNQHLPKSSSLQLEKVPEDGAEEGSQRSFSCRQRRPRPGLPASDCAGGEKAATPTHLAAENQPGPKQRSRRGRCQLDPELPQKKHKCHYVGCEKVYGKSSHLKTGISSSPYLHSNQKDGGERPFECRWEECNKKFARSDELARHFRTHTGEKKFSCPLCDKRFMRSDHLTKHARRHANFHPNMLKRRSGCSSRTGSLSDYSRSDGSSPRDSPGSSP